In the genome of Rhizobium etli 8C-3, one region contains:
- a CDS encoding heme-copper oxidase subunit III family protein, translating into MADYTQAETGGTLQRPEGLRGIAADLSSDQRAFKNVSWGKAMMWIFLLSDTFVFGCFLLAYMTARMSTPVDWPNPSEVFALHIGGQELPLILIAIMTFVLISSSGTMAMAVNFGYRRERGRTAALMLLTAVLGATFVGMQAFEWTKLISEGVRPWENPWGAAQFGSSFFMITGFHGTHVTFGVIFLLIVARKVWRGDFDTQRRGFFTSRKGDYEIVEIMGLYWHFVDLVWVFIFAFFYLW; encoded by the coding sequence ATGGCTGACTATACGCAAGCAGAAACCGGCGGAACACTCCAGCGACCCGAGGGCCTGCGTGGGATCGCGGCCGATCTCTCTTCCGACCAGCGGGCATTCAAGAACGTCTCGTGGGGGAAGGCCATGATGTGGATCTTCCTCCTCAGCGACACCTTCGTCTTCGGCTGCTTTCTGCTTGCCTACATGACCGCGCGCATGTCCACGCCTGTCGACTGGCCCAATCCCAGCGAGGTCTTCGCGCTTCATATCGGCGGCCAGGAATTGCCGCTGATCCTGATCGCCATCATGACCTTCGTTCTCATCAGCAGTTCCGGCACGATGGCGATGGCCGTCAATTTTGGATATCGTCGCGAACGTGGCCGGACGGCCGCCCTGATGCTGTTGACAGCGGTGCTCGGCGCGACATTCGTCGGTATGCAGGCGTTCGAATGGACGAAACTGATCTCCGAAGGCGTACGGCCCTGGGAGAATCCCTGGGGTGCGGCGCAATTCGGCTCGTCGTTCTTCATGATCACCGGGTTCCACGGCACCCATGTCACTTTCGGCGTGATCTTCCTTCTCATCGTCGCTCGCAAGGTCTGGCGCGGTGATTTCGACACGCAGCGGCGCGGCTTTTTTACCAGCCGCAAGGGTGATTACGAGATCGTCGAGATCATGGGTCTCTACTGGCACTTCGTCGATCTCGTGTGGGTATTCATCTTTGCATTCTTCTATTTGTGGTGA
- a CDS encoding cytochrome c oxidase subunit 3, producing MSVILIFLAVIAVIAFWWMTQHRLTSKPWLEVGLVTEPAGEKRLPMAPARVGLGIFLAVVGALFALLISAYFMRMAAADWWATPIPRLLWVNTAALALSSAALEWAKVEARSGRNDIMRVALLSGLATAFLFLAGQVMAWRELAAAGYVLADNPANSFFYIMTGLHGLHILGGLAVLGRTTGRAFDGRFSAAKLQLSLELCAVYWHFMLFVWIVLFALLAGWANDFVDLCRQLIS from the coding sequence ATGAGCGTCATTCTTATTTTCCTGGCGGTCATCGCAGTCATCGCTTTCTGGTGGATGACCCAGCACCGGCTGACCTCCAAGCCTTGGCTGGAGGTGGGACTGGTGACCGAGCCGGCCGGCGAAAAGCGGTTGCCGATGGCCCCCGCCAGGGTTGGCCTCGGCATTTTCCTCGCCGTCGTCGGCGCGCTCTTTGCGCTTCTGATCAGCGCCTACTTCATGCGCATGGCGGCGGCCGACTGGTGGGCGACGCCCATTCCTCGGCTGCTTTGGGTCAACACCGCCGCGCTTGCGCTCAGCAGCGCGGCGCTCGAATGGGCAAAGGTCGAGGCACGCAGCGGTCGTAACGACATCATGCGGGTCGCGCTCCTTTCGGGATTGGCGACGGCATTCCTCTTTCTCGCCGGGCAGGTCATGGCGTGGCGGGAGCTTGCGGCGGCCGGTTACGTGCTTGCCGACAATCCCGCCAACAGCTTCTTCTACATCATGACCGGACTGCACGGTCTGCACATTCTAGGTGGTCTGGCAGTGCTCGGCCGCACGACAGGCAGGGCCTTCGACGGTCGTTTTTCTGCAGCCAAGCTGCAACTCAGCCTCGAGCTCTGTGCCGTCTACTGGCATTTCATGCTTTTCGTCTGGATCGTTCTCTTCGCACTCTTGGCCGGCTGGGCGAATGACTTCGTCGATCTCTGCCGCCAGCTGATTTCGTGA
- the ctaD gene encoding cytochrome c oxidase subunit I — protein sequence MVDIRSGAGELIPPAEVEDVELYHPKSWWTKYVFSQDAKIIAVQYSVTAMAIGFVALVLSWLMRLQLAFPGYFAFIDAEHYYQFITMHGMIMVIYLLTALFLGGFGNYLIPLMLGARDMVFPYANMLSYWIYLLAVLVLVAGFFAPGGPTGAGWTLYPPQAILSGTPGGQDWGIILMLSSLILFIIGFTMGGLNYVVTVLQGRARGMTLMRMPLTVWGIFTATVMALLAFPALFVAAVMMLFDRLLGTSFFMPAIVEMGTQLQQGGGSPILFQHLFWFFGHPEVYIVALPAFGIVSDLISTHARKNIFGYRMMVWAILIIGALSFIVWAHHMYVSGMNPNFGFFFAVTTLIIAVPTAIKVYNWVLTLWRGDIHLTLPMLFALAFILTFVNGGLTGLFLGNVVVDVPLSDTMFVVAHFHMVMGVAPILVIFGAIYHWYPKVTGRMLDETLGHIHFWTTFIGTYAIFFPMHYLGLVGVPRRYYEMGETAFVPPSADTLNVFITAAALIVGAAQIVFLFNLVWSLYRGREAGGNPWRATTLEWQTPQTPPVHGNWGKELPVVYRWAYDYSVPGNSQDFLAQNDPGTAPTAAGAAS from the coding sequence ATGGTCGATATTCGATCGGGCGCCGGGGAGCTCATCCCACCTGCAGAAGTCGAAGATGTGGAGCTTTACCATCCGAAGAGCTGGTGGACGAAATATGTCTTCAGCCAGGATGCCAAGATCATTGCCGTCCAGTACTCAGTGACGGCGATGGCCATAGGTTTCGTGGCGCTGGTCCTTTCCTGGCTGATGCGACTGCAGCTTGCCTTTCCTGGCTACTTCGCCTTCATCGACGCGGAGCACTATTACCAGTTCATCACCATGCATGGCATGATCATGGTGATCTATCTTCTCACCGCACTGTTTCTCGGCGGTTTCGGCAACTACCTCATTCCCCTGATGCTCGGCGCCAGGGACATGGTGTTTCCCTATGCCAACATGCTGAGTTACTGGATTTATCTGCTCGCCGTGCTGGTGCTCGTGGCCGGATTTTTCGCGCCCGGCGGGCCGACGGGCGCCGGCTGGACGCTCTATCCGCCGCAAGCCATTCTTTCGGGCACGCCGGGCGGACAGGACTGGGGCATCATTCTCATGCTGTCGTCCCTGATCCTGTTCATCATCGGCTTCACGATGGGCGGCCTGAATTATGTCGTGACCGTGCTGCAGGGACGCGCGCGCGGCATGACGCTGATGCGCATGCCGCTGACGGTCTGGGGAATTTTCACCGCGACGGTCATGGCGCTGCTTGCCTTTCCCGCACTTTTCGTCGCCGCCGTGATGATGCTTTTCGACCGGCTGCTCGGGACGAGCTTCTTCATGCCTGCCATCGTGGAGATGGGCACGCAGCTGCAGCAGGGCGGCGGCAGCCCGATCCTTTTCCAGCATCTCTTCTGGTTCTTCGGTCATCCGGAGGTTTACATCGTGGCGCTTCCCGCCTTCGGGATCGTCTCCGATCTCATCAGCACGCATGCGCGAAAGAATATCTTTGGCTACCGCATGATGGTCTGGGCGATCCTGATCATAGGGGCGCTCAGCTTCATCGTCTGGGCGCATCACATGTATGTCAGCGGCATGAACCCGAATTTCGGCTTCTTCTTTGCCGTCACGACGCTCATCATTGCGGTACCGACGGCAATCAAGGTCTATAACTGGGTGCTGACGCTCTGGCGCGGCGATATCCACCTGACACTGCCAATGCTTTTTGCGCTCGCCTTCATCCTGACTTTCGTCAATGGCGGCCTGACCGGACTGTTCCTCGGCAATGTCGTCGTCGACGTGCCGCTTTCCGATACGATGTTCGTCGTGGCGCATTTCCACATGGTGATGGGGGTGGCCCCGATCCTGGTCATTTTCGGTGCGATCTATCATTGGTATCCGAAGGTGACCGGACGCATGCTGGACGAGACGCTCGGGCACATCCATTTCTGGACCACGTTCATCGGCACCTATGCGATCTTCTTTCCCATGCACTATCTCGGCCTGGTGGGCGTGCCGCGCCGCTACTACGAGATGGGCGAGACGGCTTTCGTTCCGCCGTCCGCCGATACGCTGAACGTCTTCATCACCGCTGCGGCCCTGATTGTCGGGGCAGCGCAGATCGTCTTCCTGTTCAATCTGGTCTGGAGCCTTTACAGGGGCCGGGAAGCCGGCGGCAATCCGTGGCGTGCGACGACGCTGGAATGGCAGACCCCGCAGACCCCGCCGGTGCATGGCAACTGGGGCAAGGAACTGCCGGTGGTCTACCGTTGGGCCTATGATTACAGCGTGCCGGGCAATAGCCAGGACTTCCTTGCGCAGAATGACCCAGGCACCGCGCCGACGGCGGCGGGAGCAGCCTCATGA
- a CDS encoding cytochrome c oxidase subunit II, whose translation MAIVLVLVLLVVGSVVFHLLSPWWWTPIASNWSYIDNTLLITFAITGLVFVAVGSFMAYCVFRFRHKPGNQAAYEPENRRLEIWLAVVTSVGVAAMLAPGLVVWNQFITVPADAHQIEVVAQQWQWSFRMPGADGRLGKADTREVNPENPLGLNKSDNAGLDDVIVEGGELHLPIGKPVKVLLRSIDVLHDFYVPEFRAKMDMIPGMVTYFWFTPTRTGTFEILCAELCGVGHSQMRGTVMVDEEVAYQAWLAEQTTFTQMLASGEAQPAEQAQ comes from the coding sequence ATGGCTATCGTGCTGGTTCTGGTTCTGCTGGTCGTCGGATCCGTCGTGTTTCATTTGCTGAGCCCGTGGTGGTGGACGCCCATTGCCTCCAACTGGAGCTACATCGACAACACCTTGCTGATCACCTTCGCGATCACCGGTCTGGTGTTCGTGGCAGTGGGTTCCTTTATGGCCTATTGCGTGTTCCGGTTCCGGCACAAACCGGGAAACCAGGCGGCCTATGAGCCGGAAAACAGGCGGCTGGAGATATGGCTTGCGGTGGTAACCTCCGTAGGGGTTGCCGCGATGCTCGCGCCCGGGCTCGTCGTGTGGAACCAGTTCATCACCGTGCCCGCCGATGCGCACCAGATCGAAGTCGTCGCTCAGCAGTGGCAGTGGAGTTTCCGGATGCCGGGCGCGGACGGGCGCCTGGGAAAGGCCGATACCCGGGAGGTCAACCCGGAAAATCCCCTTGGCCTGAACAAGAGCGACAACGCAGGGCTCGACGACGTGATCGTCGAGGGAGGTGAACTGCACCTGCCAATCGGCAAACCGGTCAAGGTCCTGCTTCGCTCGATCGACGTTCTTCACGATTTCTACGTGCCTGAATTTCGCGCAAAGATGGATATGATCCCCGGCATGGTGACCTATTTCTGGTTTACGCCGACGCGCACGGGAACCTTCGAAATCCTTTGCGCCGAGCTGTGCGGCGTCGGGCACTCGCAGATGCGCGGAACGGTCATGGTCGATGAGGAGGTCGCCTACCAGGCCTGGCTGGCGGAACAGACGACATTCACCCAAATGCTGGCATCGGGGGAAGCGCAGCCGGCAGAACAGGCGCAGTAG
- a CDS encoding c-type cytochrome has product MRYRVLFAGLLIAMLPAFGVNAQEGDATAGATVFKKCAICHVADTDKNKVGPSLNRILGRKAATHPNFSYSPAMKKAGEGGLVWDEATLRDYLHDPKGKIKGTKMVFAGLKDDTEIKNLIAYLKQFSQ; this is encoded by the coding sequence ATGCGGTATCGCGTCCTTTTCGCCGGCTTATTGATTGCCATGCTTCCTGCCTTTGGCGTGAATGCCCAGGAGGGCGATGCCACGGCGGGTGCTACTGTCTTCAAAAAATGCGCCATATGTCATGTTGCCGATACGGACAAGAACAAGGTCGGCCCGTCGCTGAACCGGATCCTTGGCAGGAAGGCGGCGACACATCCGAATTTCAGCTATTCTCCGGCAATGAAGAAGGCAGGCGAGGGCGGGCTCGTTTGGGACGAGGCAACACTGCGCGACTATCTCCACGATCCCAAGGGAAAGATAAAAGGAACGAAGATGGTGTTTGCCGGGCTGAAGGACGACACCGAGATCAAAAATCTCATCGCTTATCTCAAGCAGTTTTCCCAATAG
- the glmM gene encoding phosphoglucosamine mutase has protein sequence MKRRYFGTDGIRGQSNIFPMTPDLAMRVGIAVGTIFRRGNHRHRVVIGKDTRLSGYMLENAMVAGFTAAGVDAFVLGPIPTPAVAMLTRSLRCDIGVMISASHNPYEDNGIKLFGPDGYKLSDDIEMQIEDLMEKDLHTQLAKSDDIGRAKRIDGVHDRYIEHAKRTLPRDVTLQGLRVAIDCANGAAYKVAPAVLWELGADVVTIGNEPNGININLNCGSTSPVALQKKVDEVRADIGIALDGDADRVIIVDENGTMVDGDQLMAVIAETWAENQQLRGNGIVATVMSNLGLERFLEGKGMGLARTKVGDRYVVEHMRQHNFNVGGEQSGHIVLSDYGTTGDGLVAALQILAAVKRTGKTVSEVCRRFEPVPQLLRNVRISGGKPLEDLQVQQAIADAEAELAKSGRLVIRPSGTEPLIRVMAEGDDRAQIERIVNELIGTISGVRTAA, from the coding sequence ATGAAAAGACGTTACTTCGGCACAGACGGCATTCGCGGGCAGTCGAATATCTTCCCGATGACGCCGGATCTGGCGATGCGGGTCGGCATTGCAGTCGGTACGATCTTCCGCCGCGGCAATCACCGCCATCGCGTGGTCATCGGCAAAGACACGCGTCTGTCCGGCTATATGCTGGAGAATGCCATGGTCGCGGGCTTCACGGCCGCAGGCGTCGATGCATTCGTTCTTGGCCCGATCCCGACGCCCGCCGTCGCCATGCTGACACGTTCGCTGCGTTGCGATATCGGCGTCATGATTTCCGCCTCGCACAATCCATACGAGGACAACGGCATCAAGCTCTTCGGTCCCGACGGCTACAAGCTTTCCGACGATATCGAAATGCAGATCGAAGACTTGATGGAGAAGGATCTCCACACGCAACTTGCCAAGTCCGACGACATCGGCCGTGCCAAGCGCATCGATGGCGTGCACGACCGCTACATCGAGCATGCCAAGCGCACGCTGCCGCGCGACGTCACGCTGCAGGGTCTGAGGGTTGCGATCGACTGCGCCAATGGTGCCGCCTATAAAGTGGCGCCGGCCGTGCTTTGGGAACTCGGCGCCGACGTCGTTACGATCGGCAACGAACCCAACGGCATCAACATCAATCTCAATTGCGGTTCCACCAGTCCAGTCGCCTTGCAGAAGAAGGTCGACGAAGTGCGGGCCGACATCGGTATTGCCCTCGATGGCGACGCCGACCGGGTCATCATCGTGGATGAAAACGGCACGATGGTCGACGGCGACCAGCTGATGGCAGTGATCGCCGAAACCTGGGCGGAAAACCAGCAGCTTCGCGGCAACGGCATCGTTGCGACCGTGATGTCGAACCTCGGCCTGGAACGCTTTCTCGAAGGCAAGGGGATGGGCCTTGCCCGCACCAAGGTCGGCGACCGCTATGTCGTCGAGCACATGCGCCAGCACAATTTCAACGTCGGCGGCGAACAGTCCGGCCATATCGTGCTCTCGGACTACGGCACCACCGGGGATGGCCTTGTTGCCGCGCTGCAGATTCTTGCTGCCGTCAAGCGCACTGGCAAGACCGTCAGCGAAGTCTGCCGCCGCTTCGAGCCGGTGCCGCAGCTTCTGCGCAATGTCCGCATTTCCGGAGGCAAGCCGCTGGAAGACCTGCAGGTGCAGCAAGCAATCGCCGATGCGGAAGCCGAGCTTGCCAAAAGCGGCCGCCTCGTCATCCGCCCCTCCGGCACCGAACCGCTGATCCGCGTCATGGCAGAAGGCGACGACCGGGCGCAGATCGAGCGCATTGTCAACGAGCTGATCGGCACGATCTCGGGCGTGCGCACCGCCGCTTGA
- the ftsH gene encoding ATP-dependent zinc metalloprotease FtsH, whose translation MNPNLRNFALWAIIALLLIALFSMFQTTPAQTGSRDIPYSQFLREVDAGRVKEVVVTGNRVSGSYVENGTTFQTYSPVIDDNLLERLQSKNVLVSARPETDGSSGFLSYLGTLLPMLLILGVWLFFMRQMQGGSRGAMGFGKSKAKLLTEAHGRVTFDDVAGVDEAKQDLEEIVEFLRDPQKFQRLGGKIPRGVLLVGPPGTGKTLLARSVAGEANVPFFTISGSDFVEMFVGVGASRVRDMFEQAKKNAPCIIFIDEIDAVGRHRGAGLGGGNDEREQTLNQLLVEMDGFEANEGIILIAATNRPDVLDPALLRPGRFDRQVVVPNPDIVGRERILKVHARNVPLAPNVDLKVLARGTPGFSGADLMNLVNEAALMAARRNKRVVTMQEFEDAKDKIMMGAERRSSAMTEAEKKLTAYHEAGHAITALNVAVADPLHKATIIPRGRSLGMVMQLPEGDRYSMSYKWMVSRLCIMMGGRVAEELTFGKENITSGASSDIEQATKLARAMVTQWGFSDQLGQVAYGENQQEVFLGHSVSQSKNVSEATAQKIDNEVRRLIDEAYTQARDILTEKHDDFVALAEGLLEYETLTGEEIKALLRGEKPARDLGDDSPPSRGSAVPKAGARPASKGDEPEAGLEPQPH comes from the coding sequence ATGAACCCTAACTTACGAAATTTCGCCTTGTGGGCAATCATAGCGCTTCTGCTGATTGCCCTTTTCAGCATGTTCCAGACGACGCCGGCACAGACCGGCTCGCGCGACATACCCTATTCGCAGTTCCTGCGTGAGGTCGATGCGGGCCGCGTCAAGGAAGTCGTCGTCACGGGCAACCGTGTCTCGGGAAGCTATGTTGAAAACGGCACCACCTTCCAGACCTATTCTCCTGTCATTGACGACAACCTGCTCGAGCGCCTGCAGTCGAAGAACGTACTGGTTTCGGCCCGGCCTGAAACCGATGGTTCGTCAGGCTTCCTGAGCTACCTCGGCACGCTGCTGCCGATGCTGCTCATTCTTGGCGTCTGGCTGTTCTTCATGCGGCAGATGCAAGGCGGTTCGCGCGGCGCAATGGGCTTCGGCAAGTCGAAGGCCAAGCTGCTCACCGAGGCGCATGGCCGCGTCACCTTCGATGACGTCGCAGGCGTCGACGAAGCCAAGCAGGACTTGGAGGAAATCGTCGAATTCCTGCGCGATCCGCAGAAGTTCCAGCGTCTCGGCGGCAAGATCCCGCGCGGTGTGCTGCTGGTCGGACCTCCCGGTACCGGCAAGACGCTGCTTGCCCGCTCCGTTGCCGGCGAAGCCAACGTTCCGTTCTTCACCATCTCGGGTTCCGACTTCGTCGAAATGTTCGTCGGCGTCGGCGCAAGTCGCGTCCGCGACATGTTCGAGCAGGCGAAGAAGAATGCGCCCTGCATCATCTTCATCGACGAAATCGACGCTGTCGGACGCCATCGTGGCGCCGGTCTCGGCGGCGGCAACGACGAACGCGAACAGACGCTCAACCAGTTGCTGGTCGAGATGGACGGCTTCGAGGCCAATGAAGGCATCATCCTGATCGCGGCGACCAACCGTCCTGACGTTCTCGACCCCGCATTGCTGCGTCCGGGCCGTTTCGACCGCCAGGTTGTCGTTCCGAACCCGGATATCGTCGGCCGCGAGCGCATCCTCAAGGTGCATGCCCGCAACGTTCCGCTGGCGCCGAATGTCGACCTCAAGGTTCTAGCCCGCGGCACGCCCGGATTCTCCGGTGCTGACCTGATGAACCTCGTCAACGAAGCCGCCCTGATGGCCGCACGCCGCAACAAGCGTGTCGTCACCATGCAGGAGTTCGAAGACGCCAAGGACAAGATCATGATGGGCGCCGAGCGCCGCTCTTCGGCAATGACCGAGGCGGAAAAGAAGCTCACGGCCTATCACGAAGCCGGTCATGCCATCACGGCGCTCAACGTCGCCGTCGCCGACCCGCTGCACAAGGCAACGATCATTCCGCGCGGCCGTTCTCTCGGCATGGTCATGCAGCTTCCTGAAGGCGACCGCTACTCGATGAGCTATAAGTGGATGGTCTCGCGCCTGTGCATCATGATGGGCGGCCGCGTTGCGGAAGAACTTACCTTCGGCAAGGAGAACATCACCTCCGGTGCGTCTTCGGATATCGAGCAGGCTACCAAGCTTGCCCGCGCCATGGTCACGCAGTGGGGCTTTTCCGACCAGCTCGGTCAGGTTGCCTATGGCGAAAACCAGCAGGAGGTCTTCCTCGGCCATTCCGTATCGCAATCAAAGAACGTTTCCGAGGCCACGGCTCAAAAGATCGACAACGAAGTGCGTCGGCTTATTGACGAGGCATACACGCAGGCGCGCGATATCCTTACCGAAAAGCACGACGACTTCGTCGCGCTTGCCGAAGGATTGCTTGAGTACGAAACGCTGACCGGCGAGGAAATCAAGGCGCTGCTGCGCGGTGAGAAGCCGGCGCGCGACCTTGGTGACGACTCGCCGCCGAGCCGCGGCTCGGCCGTGCCGAAAGCCGGCGCACGCCCGGCTTCCAAGGGCGACGAGCCGGAAGCAGGGCTCGAGCCCCAGCCGCATTGA
- the tilS gene encoding tRNA lysidine(34) synthetase TilS, with product MSAQTVLSPETAARRFCRLLASPTRILIAISGGSDSTGLLLALLEALKAEPNSDISLCAATIDHDLRAESADEARHVAALCRSLGISHVIRVWRDPKPKTGVMVAAREARYELLADAAAELGANLIVTAHTLDDQRETQAMRGARSRSPSTGIADAVLFDRRVWVARPFLSCLRADIRAFLSARAMPWLDDPSNEDVKYERVRTRVALAGEGAPGREAYGADIRLELSRQAALWLGQHFTRPGEGLGRVAAKGLEAPLDVLGYALGRLAAVFGGQRFAPGRVQMGRILGFVTAGRPGRMTASRVVFDLRRDGLYLARESRGILPLVVAPGKRAIWDGRFVVENSSSSDVTVIARFASASIVSAPVSEIQQRRVGAVNDAFASDTLKAPGTLQPYGRHGTDEEAGGADLPKAAFKRALAAQPCILVAACPNMCVISHPDVSLTRYFALFDRFLTRFDLIFAESLAAAFGMRPYPSPPFGLIDGKAI from the coding sequence TTGTCTGCGCAAACCGTGCTTTCGCCCGAGACAGCGGCCCGCCGCTTTTGCCGTTTGCTTGCCAGCCCGACACGTATTCTCATCGCGATCTCCGGCGGCAGCGATTCGACCGGCCTGCTTCTTGCCCTTTTGGAAGCGCTGAAGGCCGAACCCAATTCCGACATTTCCCTGTGTGCCGCGACGATCGATCACGATCTGCGCGCAGAATCGGCAGATGAGGCGCGTCATGTCGCAGCCTTATGCAGGTCCCTCGGCATTTCTCATGTAATCCGTGTCTGGCGCGATCCCAAACCAAAAACCGGCGTCATGGTGGCCGCTCGCGAGGCACGTTACGAGCTGCTCGCAGATGCCGCGGCGGAACTTGGCGCCAATTTGATCGTGACGGCGCACACGCTCGACGATCAGCGCGAGACGCAAGCCATGCGCGGCGCGCGCAGTCGCAGCCCCTCCACCGGGATCGCCGATGCCGTTCTCTTTGATCGCCGGGTCTGGGTCGCACGGCCGTTTCTTTCGTGCCTGCGGGCCGATATCCGCGCATTTCTCTCGGCCCGCGCCATGCCTTGGCTCGATGATCCAAGCAACGAGGATGTAAAATATGAGCGCGTGCGGACGCGCGTGGCATTGGCAGGTGAGGGCGCCCCCGGGCGCGAAGCCTACGGCGCCGATATCCGCCTGGAGCTTTCACGGCAGGCGGCCTTGTGGCTCGGCCAACACTTTACACGTCCCGGCGAAGGGCTGGGCCGCGTGGCGGCAAAGGGACTTGAGGCGCCACTGGACGTGCTCGGCTATGCGCTCGGCCGTCTTGCGGCCGTTTTCGGCGGACAGCGATTTGCGCCAGGGCGCGTGCAGATGGGTCGCATTCTCGGTTTTGTGACCGCCGGCAGGCCAGGACGCATGACCGCAAGCAGAGTGGTCTTCGATCTCAGACGCGACGGCCTTTACCTTGCCCGCGAAAGCCGCGGCATCTTGCCACTGGTTGTTGCGCCTGGGAAGCGCGCCATCTGGGATGGCCGGTTTGTTGTCGAGAACAGCTCGTCGTCGGACGTGACGGTTATCGCACGTTTTGCCAGCGCCTCCATCGTTTCCGCGCCCGTCAGCGAAATCCAGCAACGGCGCGTCGGCGCCGTCAACGATGCCTTTGCATCCGATACGCTCAAGGCCCCGGGCACGCTCCAGCCCTATGGCCGGCACGGTACCGATGAAGAGGCAGGGGGGGCGGACTTGCCCAAAGCTGCGTTCAAGCGGGCATTGGCCGCCCAACCATGCATTCTAGTCGCCGCCTGCCCGAACATGTGCGTGATTTCTCATCCCGATGTCAGCCTCACGCGGTATTTTGCGTTGTTCGACCGCTTTTTGACACGATTTGATCTCATCTTTGCTGAAAGCCTCGCGGCGGCTTTTGGAATGCGCCCCTATCCAAGCCCGCCTTTTGGTCTTATTGACGGAAAAGCCATCTGA
- the ybgF gene encoding tol-pal system protein YbgF has protein sequence MKKLVVAGLLCLAAVTGTERAAFSASFLGMNFGGKPAHSQTQTPPAVNVQSSSAEMRVQQLEEQLRQLNGRIEEMSFQILQMQESLRKTQEDNEFRFQDLEKSGGAAGSKGSTKKSEADLQPPDSGQADARPRRQNDDVATIIETPQGAERAPSSDAPSDGFGRPPQQLGSIQFDQNGNPIGGSVNENAEVGSAPLPDVNAATSPQQTASLGSETDQYKAAYGHVLSGDYAIAEEQFTQYIAQYPGSARAADANFWLGEALYSQGKFNEAAKTFLNAHKKYGSSEKAPEMLLKLGMSLAALDNNDTACATLKEVTKRYPKASRAVINKVASEQKRLSC, from the coding sequence ATGAAGAAACTTGTCGTGGCAGGCTTGCTCTGCCTCGCGGCCGTGACCGGAACCGAGCGAGCGGCTTTTTCCGCTTCGTTCCTCGGCATGAACTTTGGCGGCAAACCTGCGCATAGCCAGACGCAGACGCCGCCGGCCGTCAACGTGCAAAGCAGCAGCGCGGAGATGCGCGTGCAGCAACTCGAAGAGCAACTGCGCCAGCTGAACGGCCGCATTGAGGAAATGAGCTTTCAGATCCTGCAGATGCAGGAATCGCTGCGCAAGACGCAGGAAGACAACGAATTCCGCTTCCAGGATCTGGAAAAGAGCGGCGGTGCCGCCGGATCGAAGGGCAGCACAAAGAAGAGCGAGGCCGACCTGCAGCCTCCCGATTCCGGGCAGGCCGACGCACGCCCCCGGCGCCAGAACGACGATGTCGCGACGATCATCGAAACCCCGCAGGGAGCCGAAAGGGCTCCCTCCAGCGACGCTCCGTCCGACGGTTTCGGCCGCCCGCCACAGCAGTTGGGCTCGATCCAGTTCGATCAGAACGGCAATCCGATCGGTGGCAGCGTGAATGAGAACGCCGAGGTCGGTTCAGCGCCGCTTCCCGACGTAAACGCCGCGACTTCGCCGCAGCAGACCGCATCTCTCGGCAGCGAGACCGACCAGTACAAGGCCGCTTACGGTCACGTCCTTTCCGGCGACTATGCGATTGCTGAGGAGCAGTTCACCCAGTACATCGCGCAGTATCCGGGAAGCGCTCGCGCTGCCGATGCCAACTTCTGGCTGGGCGAGGCGCTATATTCCCAAGGCAAGTTCAACGAGGCCGCCAAGACCTTCCTGAATGCCCACAAGAAATACGGCTCCTCCGAAAAAGCGCCCGAAATGCTGCTGAAGCTCGGCATGTCGCTGGCCGCGCTCGACAATAACGACACCGCCTGCGCGACGCTCAAGGAAGTGACCAAGCGTTACCCGAAGGCTTCGCGCGCTGTCATAAACAAGGTCGCGAGCGAACAGAAGCGCCTCTCCTGCTGA
- the pal gene encoding peptidoglycan-associated lipoprotein Pal: protein MSRIHTPAMSRMQNLARNPVMIALVAGLALAGCANKKTPNSAGELGLGAGAATPGSAQDFTVNVGDRIFFDTDSTSIRADAAQTLDRQAQWLARYPNYAITVEGHADERGTREYNLALGARRAAATKDYLSSRGVPAQRMKTISYGKERPVAVCDDISCWSQNRRAVTVLGGAGM, encoded by the coding sequence ATGAGCCGAATTCACACCCCGGCAATGAGCCGCATGCAGAACCTCGCCCGCAACCCTGTCATGATCGCACTCGTTGCCGGTCTGGCGCTTGCTGGCTGCGCCAACAAGAAGACGCCCAACAGCGCTGGCGAGCTCGGCCTCGGTGCAGGTGCCGCAACGCCGGGTTCGGCTCAGGACTTCACCGTCAACGTCGGCGACCGCATCTTCTTCGATACTGACTCGACCTCGATCCGCGCCGACGCTGCCCAGACACTGGACCGCCAGGCACAGTGGCTGGCTCGCTACCCGAACTATGCGATCACCGTCGAAGGCCATGCCGACGAGCGCGGCACGCGCGAATACAATCTCGCTCTCGGTGCCCGCCGCGCTGCCGCAACCAAGGATTATCTTTCGTCGCGGGGCGTTCCGGCTCAGCGCATGAAGACGATCTCCTACGGCAAGGAACGTCCCGTCGCCGTCTGCGACGATATTTCCTGCTGGTCGCAGAACCGCCGTGCAGTCACTGTTCTCGGCGGCGCCGGCATGTAA